One segment of Sander vitreus isolate 19-12246 chromosome 20, sanVit1, whole genome shotgun sequence DNA contains the following:
- the LOC144535627 gene encoding uncharacterized protein LOC144535627, translated as MVVDFRKNSAPPAPITLCDSTIDTVESFHFLGTIISQDLKWELNISFLIKKAQRMYFLRQLKKFKLPKTMMVHFYTAIIKSILTSSITIWYTAATAKDKGRLQRVIRSAEKVIVCNLPPLQDLYATRTLKRAGKIVADPSHPGKQTL; from the coding sequence atggttgtggacttcaggaagaactcagccccacctgcccccatcaccctctgtgactccacaattgacactgtggagtctttccacttcctgggaactatcatctcccaggacctcaagtgggagctgaacatcagcttcctcatcaagaaagcacagaggatgtacttcctgcggcagctgaagaaattcaaactgccaaagacaatgatggtgcacttctacacagccatcatcaagtccatcctcacatcctccatcaccatctggtacactgctgccactgccaaggacaagggcagactgcagcgtgtcattcggtctgcagagaaggtgattgtctgcaatctgccgccgctccaggacctttacgccaccaggactctgaagcgtgctggaaagattgtggctgatccctcccaccccggcaaacaaactctttga